Part of the Phacochoerus africanus isolate WHEZ1 chromosome 8, ROS_Pafr_v1, whole genome shotgun sequence genome is shown below.
ccactgcaccacagcaggaactcctcctacatGGTTTTAGATGAATGTGTCAGTAGGTGGAAGGTAGCAGAAGGCTGAGGATTAGTAGTGGAAGGATCTGACTACTGTCTCTATTCATCCATTTAAATTTCTGCACATACTTCCATGTTGCGCTTTGCTCTCTTAAGCTGTAGCACTGGGCAGAAAGAAGTCCATGGAAACAGGTGTTGACCCACGTGTGTTAGAGGAGCAACAGGTATCCTTCAGCAATTTGATACGTGTAGGAGAGAAAAATCTCCCCAACCACTGTGTACTGAGAAATGAGTCGGTACATGCAGATGGGTGCAAATAAAAACTTGCCCAAAAGGGTTATCCCCAAGAGGTGAGAACTGAAAAATGACAGCCCAAAGAAGGCTGGAAATCTCTCTTCTGAAGTAGTAGATTCTACCTGGTACCGTGAAGTAGGTTTGGTAAGCCACTGAGTTTTTGAGGTGAAAGTCAAAACTTTCTTCCTGTGAGCCAAACACGGGGTATCATGCCAGTTCTATTCTGGAATATCTGTGTGTGGCCCTGAGACTGGCCTAGGTGTGCCTTGAGGAGTTAATGATTACCCCAGCAGCTGTCTAAACGCCTTGGTTCCAGGGGCTGCAGGCAGTTAGAGGAATCTCTGGAGAGCAGCATGTTCCCCCTGCTCTTTGGAGCTGGACTGGTGGTTCTGAACCTAGTAACTTCTGCTAGGAGCCAGAAGACAGGACCCCTTAGTGGCTCCGGAGATCAGCCACTCTTCCGGGGAGCGGATCAGCATGACTTTGCCATCATGATCCCTCCAGGAGGCACAGAATGCTTCTGGCAATTTGCCCACCAGACCGGATATTTCTATTTCAGTTATGAGGTAGGTACCTGGGCCCCTCTGGCCATACTGGGGacttgtttttcttgtttgttaaCTTCCTTTTGTAATGGGGGTCATGTTTTAAATGAACACAAGGTTCTAGTTGACTTGTATGCTGTGACTCCCTACCTGTTAATGAAATCAGGCTGCAGTTAGCTGGAAACTCTTGATGTGTGAATCACTAAAACATATGGCTTGGCTTCTCAAATTGGGGGCTGTGAAACTGCACTCAAAAGTCATGGGACAAACCAGGTGCCTCTTCCTGGAAAGGTAATCATCCCACTTACTTGCATTTGGAGATAAgagggaaaagaatatattttaaaaatattaaaacaacatGGATATGGTACCACGTTGAATGAAAAGTCACACTAATTTTGGAGACAGACCCAGAGATTTCAAAGATGCTTCAGTTTATGAGGCTAGGGGAGCAGCATTTACTCTCTTGCCTTTAGGGGTAATTCCAGCAAATTAGAGAATCACTGGCTCAGGTTTCCTCTATTCTGTCAGACAGTCCAATTTCTTTTTGGAATGTAAATGTTTTCAAGTTGCCTGTTCAGAGgccaagtagtttttttttttttttttttttttgtctttttagggctgcactcgctgcatatggaggttcccaggctatggggtctaattggaggtacagctgccagcgtacgccagagccacagcaacagcaacaccagatccaagccatgtctgtgacctacaccacagctcacggcaacgccggatcctcaacccactgagcaaggccagggattgaatccgcaacctcatggttcctagtcggattcgttaaccactgagccacgacgggaactccagaggccaAGTACTTTAATCCATGCTGTGGTCGTACACCAGGTATCCAAGGGTGGTCTGGATAAACTTAGAAGCTGTtcatctcctttgttttttttgcttgtttgttttttctttttagggctgcacctgcggcatatggaagttcctggactaggggttgaattggagctgcagctgaggcctgtgccacagccatggcgatgcaggttccgagccacatctgcaccctccactgcagcttatggcaacactggctccttaacccactgagtgaggccagggtttgaacctgtatcctcagatactatgtcgagttcttaatctgctgagccaccacaggagctccattgtttctttttttatcttagaAACCTAAATTTTATTTACACAATAAAAGACTATATTGATCTTCTTCCACTCCAGAGtagcttaatatttattttaaactaacttatcagagattttttttaatctctgaatttaaaataaaatagcagctACCAGTCAGCTCACTGTAGCCTGGGTTTATCAAGACCCAGCTTGAGCAGAAGTACCTACTGAGTGCCTAAAGTATTTGCCATCAAGTATCACATGAGCCCAAGGCTAGGATACTACCAAAGAAGTCAACATCAAGCAAGTTTAGCCAAGAATTCTACAGCCAGATTCATACATACCTACTAATACCTGCCAGCTATACTATGGTCTGAGACATGTCTTACTAGGGGTGCTACTGGCATTCTGGGCAATTCTTTGTCCTGCAATACTGCTTCTAACATGGCAGGATGTTCAGTATCGCTGTCCCCTCCCCTACTCACACCACCATCGTCTCAACCCAAATCCAAAGTAGGGGCTTGGGTGGTACCATTCCTGATTGGGAACCACAGTGCTGATGGTCACTCGGGGTCAGTCTCACCATTCAACTCACTTCCTGATGATGGAGCAGCGACTTTTCTCCCTCTTTAATGTGTCTTGGCAGGTTCAGCGGACAGTGGGAATGTCACATGACCGGCATGTTGCTGCCACCGCACATACCCCACAGGGTTTCCTCATAGACACCTCTAAGAATGTTCGGGGCCAGATTAACTTCTCTACCCAAGAGACAGGTCTGTTTTCATCATCACGGCTATTACAATAATCACATGTTTCTTTGAAACTTGGAAAATAGTGAGGAAATATTGAAATTAAGTACCGGAAGTATAAAAACCCTGTGGCGTATTCACAAATGGATGGTGAAATAGTAGGAAAAGAAATTTAGCCTTCGACACCAAAAACTAGATTTTGTGGAAAATGCCAATGGCCAAGCACATTAATCAGCAGCCCACTGGCACTTTGGAGGCAGTTTCCAGGTGACTCTTATTACAACTCCAGGGTCCAGAAGCTCAATTTTATCTGGTCATCTCCAACTGACCAGGTTACGGGAAAGTGATCAAAATAGGCAGATCCATTTATGATACagaattccaattaataaatttatcataggatatttctTTCCAGTCATAAGGACACTTGAGCCAGTTACCAAAAAGCAGACTCAGAACAAAAGGAAGTGCATGGCCATGAAAAATATCCACATTCTACAACGAAGCACCTCTCCAGTCACTAGAAAATTCCTACAGCCAGAACAAGTCCTTACCCTGAACAGCACCAGTCGGTTTTACCTGTCCTCTCTACCAGCCAAGTGTACAACAAAAGACAGTGTTTCTCAACAAGGACATAAAACAATCCTTCAATGTATAGCACAGGATtgtcagcatttttattttgcatctttggTCCCCACATCGCAGCGGGACCCTCCATTCATTCTGACAATCAAATATACTgccacacttttcttttttttttgtcttttgtctttttttgttgttgttgttgttgctatttcttgggccgctcccgcggcatatggaggttcccaggctaggagttgaatcggggctgtagccaccagcctacgccagagccacagcaacgcgggacccgagccgcgtctgcaacctacaccacagctcacggcaacgccggatcgttaacccactgagcaagggcagggaccgaacccgcaacctcatggttcctagtcggattcgttaaccactgcgccacaacgtgaactccatTGCCACACTTTTCTAATGCTGCtccaccccactcctcccccaccgCCACCCGTGAGGCaacccctggttgagaaccagcACCAGTGCATACCTCCAAACCATAGCCTCTTCATTCACAAAGCAGCAATTTCTCCCTAGTTTCAAGTTTAAGATGGTATCCCAGCTCTAACGGTGTACAGGCAGGCAAACACTATGCTCTTAATTTTCACTCCATTTGCTGAGCAGAAATTCCTTAAGAGATATGGGAATAACAGgttgaaaaggaggaagaaaacaatgttttttccACCCAGTATATAGTTACTAATTGGCAAAGcataattattataaatgatatttagCCAAGTAAGTTTCATGCAAGATCAGTATCTTCCGCATCAAAAACCGGATTTTTGGGCTTCCTAAGTAAGAAGAAGGTGCTATAGTAGCACAATTAATCCTGGAGAACAGCTATCTCCAGGGAAATGTAGATGGTGGGAGAGCAACAAAGAGATCAAGACCTGGTAATGATCTAGGGATTCCTACAGGTTTCTATCAGCTCTGTctaaaaaatcagcaaaatcgCTTTGGTTCTGTGCAAGTGTACCTCAATTTTGGAGTCTTTTATGAGGGACCTGAGACGGACCACAAagagagtgaaagaaaacaactgaATGACACTCTGGATGCAATTGAGGTAACTGTTTTGTGGGAGAGAAACATCCATGGAAACTGATTTTAAACTTggagggaagaggagttcccactgtggctcagtagtaacaaacccaaccctagtatccatgaggacgcaggtttgatccctggccttgctcagtgggttaagtatctggcattgctgtgagctgtggtgtaggttgcagatgcggctcagatcctgtgttgctgtggctgtggtgtaggcccacagctacagctctgattcgacccctagcctgggaacttccatatgctgcaggtgtggccctaagaagcaaaaggggaaaaaaaaaaacaaaacctgaagaaaaaaaaaaacaaacaaaaaacaaaaaaccaaacaaaatttgGAGGGAAGATTGGAATTTATATCATGGGAGAAATATTTGACTGAGGGCTCATCTGGGTAAAAACCAAACAGGCAAAGGGATTTGAAGCCCTTAATTTTGTGACTTGAAGCTCTTGAAATTCCTCACTTGTTTTATGCCAGGGATTGGCAAATAATGGCTcacaggccaaatctggcccgTTGCCTGTTTGGTTTTAATTCAGATATAACTCaccatttcaagtgtacagcttAGTGGTTTACAAGTTCCTGCAACCATTACCAGCACTGAATTCCTGAACagtttcatcaccccaaaaagaaactgCATACCTATTATTCGCTCTCTGTTCTCTATGCCCTCCAGCCCTGGATAATCcctcactaatctactttctgtctctatagatttgtctGTTCTGTACATTTCATAGGAGTGGGCTCATACaatgtggccttttgtgtttggcttctttcattcagcatgttttcaaggttcatccacattgtagcatgtattaCTACTTTAGTCCTTTTtatgaatagtattctattgtgtacatataccgCATTTTACCCATTTATCAGCTGGTATACATAtgggttattttcattttttggctatcatgaataattcTGCTATaagcatttacataaaatttttgtgtgaatatgttttcatttttgtacaCAGCTAAGTGGTATATTCTTTGGTAACTTTTTAACTTAGATGGGGATCTGCTAATTTCCACAGTGGCTAAACAgctttacactcccaccagcagtgtatgaggcttgcaatttctccatatccttgctagAACATTATTGTCCTTCTTGCTACAGCCATCCTAGGGTGTGTGGTTTTTGATTTGTAtctccctaatgactaatgatattgagcatcttttcatgtgctttttggccttctgtatagtttctttggagaaatgtctattcagatcctttgcccatttaaaaatctggttgtctttgtctttttagggccatacccacagcatatggaagttcccgggctaggggtcgaactggagctatagctgctggcctacaccacagccacagccatgccagatctgagctgcatcttcaacctatactacagctcacggcaacatcagatccttaacctgctgagtgaagccagagatagaacctgtgtcctcgtgtaTATTAGTCAgcttcattattgctgagccacagtggaactcctgattgtctttttattggtgagttctaagagttctttacatattctggatacaaatcccttatcagatatatgatttgcaagtacttcctcccattctttgggaacttttctttttttcttcgcctcacccatggcatgcagaagttccccagccagggactgaacccatgccacatctgtaaccagagccacagcaatgccagatccttaatccactggcccacaagggaattcctgtcttCACTTTCTTGATACTCTTCTTGGTGCATAAAAGCCCACTGCAtgattttgtaaatgaaattttactggaacacagccatgctcatttgcaattatagttggccctctgtatctgctGATATGGAGGGTTGACTACGCAACTTGAGCATCCACTgtaggtcctggaaccaatctcccCAAAGATACTGAGGAACAGCTAACTACATATTGTCTATGGATGCTCTCGTGCTACAGTGGCAGTTTAGTAACTGCAACAGAGATTGTCTGgccctttaataaaaaaaatcacagggctTTATCTCTATTAGATACAAAGATTTGAAGATATCACCAGGAGAGGCAAAGATGTGCTCAGAACATGTCTAAATCTAGATATTCTGGAAGAGCTTTCTAATTTCAACATTCAaggtgtttttattatttttttatttttgccttttggccttttctagggccgcacccgtggcatatggaggttcccaggctagggatctaattggagctgtaccgccggcctacgccagtcatagcaactagggatctgagctgcatctgcgacctacaccacagctcacggcaatgccagatccttaacccactgagtgaggccagagatcgaaccccaaacctcatgattcttagtcagattcgttaaccactgagccacaatgggaactcctcaacactcgatttttgttttgttttatttttttgctttttaggggctgcaccgcagcatatggaagttcccaggctaggagtcgaa
Proteins encoded:
- the TMED6 gene encoding transmembrane emp24 domain-containing protein 6; its protein translation is MFPLLFGAGLVVLNLVTSARSQKTGPLSGSGDQPLFRGADQHDFAIMIPPGGTECFWQFAHQTGYFYFSYEVQRTVGMSHDRHVAATAHTPQGFLIDTSKNVRGQINFSTQETGFYQLCLKNQQNRFGSVQVYLNFGVFYEGPETDHKESERKQLNDTLDAIEESTRKVQRNIFHMWRYYNFARMRKTADFFLLQSNYNYVNWWSTAQSLVIVLSGILQLYFLKRLFNIPTTTDTKKPRC